The following coding sequences lie in one candidate division WOR-3 bacterium genomic window:
- a CDS encoding PD40 domain-containing protein, with product MKTAFILAFLSVFMFLTLYSQQNDGQPPENYFMSQNTPSDVPEIFAAGIVSTDAHEFSLCVSPDGKEIYFTRRLKETNQTVIMFSRLSDSGWTAPEITSFSEQFTFEAMITPDNSKLYYHVGRTVEGALHMYTMYVERESDGWSEPIEAGEQFNPDKTMYISSTLDGTIYTTDISGGMGNEFIGVIKPVNGGYSVLERLSARFNSEMTCQYPWVSPDGKYLLFSTPDFDKPMNSTMFISYSDENGIWSEPKLIDLGMRASQPFVSYDGKYLFFSSGEPGKGDIYWVSTEILN from the coding sequence ATGAAGACAGCTTTTATTCTTGCATTTTTGTCAGTTTTCATGTTTTTAACATTGTATTCTCAACAAAACGACGGCCAACCACCCGAGAATTATTTTATGAGTCAAAATACTCCGTCAGACGTACCAGAAATTTTCGCGGCTGGAATAGTTTCAACGGATGCTCACGAGTTTTCATTATGCGTATCCCCGGACGGTAAAGAAATATACTTTACAAGAAGGCTCAAAGAGACAAATCAAACCGTCATAATGTTCAGCAGATTATCCGACAGTGGTTGGACAGCGCCGGAAATAACGTCTTTTTCCGAACAGTTCACGTTTGAAGCGATGATCACCCCGGACAACAGCAAGCTTTATTACCATGTCGGCAGAACCGTCGAAGGAGCGCTTCACATGTACACAATGTATGTCGAAAGAGAATCCGACGGATGGAGTGAGCCCATAGAAGCAGGCGAACAGTTCAATCCGGACAAAACAATGTATATCTCATCAACCCTGGACGGGACGATTTACACGACAGACATATCAGGAGGTATGGGTAACGAATTCATCGGCGTGATCAAACCGGTGAATGGTGGTTACTCTGTGTTGGAAAGGTTAAGCGCAAGGTTCAATTCGGAAATGACGTGCCAATACCCCTGGGTATCACCCGATGGAAAATACCTGCTGTTTTCAACCCCTGATTTCGACAAACCGATGAACAGCACGATGTTCATTTCGTATTCAGATGAAAACGGAATTTGGAGCGAACCGAAATTGATAGACCTGGGAATGAGGGCTAGTCAACCCTTTGTATCATACGACGGTAAATACCTCTTCTTTTCATCCGGCGAACCAGGCAAAGGAGATATTTACTGGGTTTCGACAGAAATACTGAATTAA
- a CDS encoding DHCW motif cupin fold protein encodes MGKNIPFQVIDWSEIPKTEHLGEKGLGYWQTLQYEGLRVRIVEYLPGYLAYHWCKKGHIVNCLEGDFVSEQTDGSKFDLTKGMTYIVSDDVSSHRSKTENGVKLLIIDGDFLKFIPD; translated from the coding sequence ATGGGAAAAAACATTCCTTTTCAGGTCATCGACTGGTCAGAAATCCCGAAAACAGAGCATTTAGGGGAAAAAGGCCTTGGATACTGGCAGACCCTTCAGTATGAAGGTCTTAGAGTCAGAATCGTCGAATATCTGCCGGGTTATCTTGCCTATCATTGGTGCAAAAAAGGGCATATAGTTAATTGCCTTGAAGGAGATTTTGTCAGCGAGCAAACTGATGGTTCAAAATTTGATCTCACTAAAGGCATGACGTATATAGTATCTGACGATGTCAGTTCTCATCGTTCCAAAACAGAAAACGGCGTAAAACTTTTGATAATCGACGGGGATTTTTTAAAGTTTATTCCCGATTAA
- a CDS encoding GNAT family N-acetyltransferase, with protein sequence MEVVFKDIDQNNFFDCMDLEVRNDQPYVASNSFSVAESKIFPEWTTKAVYHEEEMVGFVMYTLDFDDGELYLCRFMIDKNHQGKGFGVATLDLLKKIALETDGIGKIVLSTSPKNLNGIRIYEKYGFRDTGVIEDGEEVFELVLNKK encoded by the coding sequence ATGGAAGTTGTTTTCAAAGACATAGACCAAAACAATTTTTTCGATTGCATGGACTTGGAAGTAAGAAACGACCAGCCCTACGTCGCTTCCAATTCCTTTTCTGTCGCGGAGTCAAAAATATTTCCGGAATGGACGACAAAAGCAGTTTACCACGAAGAAGAAATGGTCGGGTTCGTCATGTATACACTCGATTTCGACGACGGAGAACTCTACTTGTGCAGGTTCATGATAGACAAAAACCATCAGGGCAAGGGTTTCGGAGTAGCGACCCTCGACCTTCTTAAAAAAATCGCTCTCGAAACCGACGGGATCGGGAAAATAGTTTTAAGCACAAGCCCTAAAAATTTAAACGGAATAAGGATTTACGAAAAATACGGATTCCGGGACACCGGAGTCATTGAAGACGGAGAGGAAGTTTTCGAACTGGTTTTAAACAAAAAGTGA